Genomic DNA from Nonomuraea rubra:
TCGTGCACCACCCCATGCCCGGCCTGGGCGGCCAGCAGCCCGCCCAGGACCCCGCCAGCGGCGAGCGCTGCGGCCGCGGACACGTACCAGCCGATCACGTGCCCGAACCGGCCGGGCAGCGCCTGCCGCACCAGCCGGACGAGCACGGCCGCGTGCCACAGCACCACCCCCACCATCAGCGCCGCCCCGGCGGCGGCCACCTGCCACGGCCCGCGCGCGACCCCGGCCAGCACCGCCACGGTCGCCACGTTGAGCACAGCGAGCCTCAACAGGCTGCCGCGCCCCGATGGGGTGCGCACGCGCAGCAGCGCCACGGTGAAATGCTCGCTCCAGATGAGGATGGCGGTGCTGACCGCGCCCAGCAGGAACACGTGGATCAGCAGCCAGCGCGGCGCCGGCAGCAGCTCGCCCGCCAGCGCGACCGCCACGGTCAGGCCCAGCCAGGCGACCACGATCGCGTTCGCCCGCAGGTGCCACGACGCGCGTGGACGCCGCGGCGGTGCGCCGAGCGGCTGTGTCGCCACGGTTTGGACCAGCTTGGCGCCCTCCGCGGCGCCATCGGGTGGCACGGCCGGGAGATCGGGGCGGTCGCTGGGCACAGGGTTCACACCGGACATGGATTCAAGATCCCGCACGTCGTCGCCTGCCCGGCAGGGACCAAAGTCCCTGCGGCCACGTCCGATCGGCCGTCCTTTGCCCGCCTCACAGCGGGTCCCGGCGCTGGACGACCGAGCAGTTCCTCTCGCAGCGAGGCAGGCGTAGGCGCGCGATCGGGAGCCGCCGCAGATCGTCCGGAACTCGCACGCGCCGCAACGCCCGCCGAGCCGGTCGGGTGGACGGTCCCGATGTGGGAGACGAAGACGAAGCCGCGCCCGGCGTTGACGTCGATGGGCGGGCGACGGGTCCGCTGTTGCTCGATCAGCCCCCTTCCACCGGGCTCGGAACACCGGCGAACGCCCTCACCCCGAGGGACCGATGGCACTGGCCGCCGGCCTCGACGCGGGACGGCGCCCGCCATACTGGGGCGATGTTGATCGCCGAAGTGTCCCCGGCCGACGATCCGCTCGGCTCGCAGCTGCTCGCCCTGCAGCAGGCCTCCTACGCCATCGAGGCCGAACTCATCAAGGACGACCGCATCCCGCCCTTGCACGAGAGCCTGGACGAGCTGCGCGCCCAGCCCCTCCTGTGGCTGGCCGCGATGGCCGGGGGCGACCGGCTGGCGGGGGCGGTGGCGTGGCAGGAGACGCCCGCCGAGGTGGACATCAACCGCCTGATCGTCCACCCTGAGCTGCTGCGACAAGGGATCGGCCGGACCCTGGTCAAGGAGGTCATGGCCAGAGCGGGGGAGCGCCGGATCGTGGTGTCCACCGGGAGGGACAACGCACCGGCTCGTGCGCTGTACGAACGGCTCGGGTTCGGCCTGCGCGGCGAGCTCGAGGTGATCCCCGGGCTGTGGATCGCGCAGTACGGCCATCCGTCGGCCTGAGCCGGGGGCCTCTGCTCTTGCGGGCCGATCCGATAACTGACCAGATCGTGTGAGATTCAGCCGCTTGGCCTACCGCGCGGCGATCTGGCGCTTGTACGTTCTGCGTCATGAGCGAGCACGAGACGACCGGCGTCGTCAGGCGGCTGATCACCTACCCCGTCAAGGGCTGCGCCGGCGTCGAGCTGACGCGCGCGAAGCTGGTGGCGGCCGGCCTCGAACACGATCGTGCCTTCATGGTGATCGACGACGACGGCGGCTTCCGCAGCCAGCGACGCGACCCGCTGCTGGCGACCATCCGCCCGTCCGTCGACGGTTCGCGGCTCACGCTGCGGGCTCCGGGCATCGCCGAGCTGCGGATCGAGGTCGATCTGACGTCCCGCCGGCGGCCGGTGCGGCTGTTCGGGCGGCCTTACCACGGCATCGACCAGGGCGAGGAGGTCGCGGGGTGGCTGTCGGCGGTGCTGGGCGGCCCGTGCCGGCTGGTCCGGGTGCCGCCGGAACATGATCGGCTGACGGGCGGCCTGACGCCGGGTACCTCCGCGTACGCCGACAGCAGCGCGATCCTCGCCGTCTCCCAGGCCTCCCTCGACGAGCTGAACCGGCGCATGGACGTGCCGTTGCCCGTGGAGCGCTTCCGCCCGAACATCGTGATCGACGGCTGGGACGAGCCCCACCTGGAGGACCGCGCCGGGCGCCTCGCCATCGGCACCGGCGAGCTCGGCTACGCCAAGCGGGCGATCCGATGCGCCGTCACGACGGTCGATCAGGTCACCGGCGGCGAGACCGGGCCCGAGCCGCTGCGGACGCTCGCCACGTACCGGCGTGTGGCCGACGGTGGGGTCGCGTTCGGGGCCAAGTTCGCCGTCGTACGGCCGGGTGAGCTCGCGGTCGGCGACCGGTTGAGCGTCACCTCCTGGGTCACGCCGGAGCCGCTGCGGGAAACCTCCGGTGCGGTATCCGCGTGAAAGATTTCCGTGTCCGGCGCCCGCGGTGTGTCCGGAAACGGGGTACCCGTTCGTCACCAGGGTGACTCATCACCATGGCGGCAAGCCGTCCGTTCGAAGGAGCCCAGGTGAAGTACCTGATGTTCGTCTGCACCGATGCCCAGCCCGACACCGACAAGGAGAACGAGCCGGACATCCACGCGTGGGTGGCGGAGAACGACGCCCGCGGCCGGCGCCTCCAGGGCTCGGAGCTGGCGCCGGCGGCCGCGGCGACCACCGTGCGGGTGCGCGACGGTGAGTTGCTGCTGTGCGACGGTCCCTTCGCCGAGACCCAGGAGGTGATCGTGGGCTTCGACCTGCTGGAGTGCGCGGACCTGGACGAGGCGATCGAGATCGCCCGCGCCCATCCCATGGCCCGGGCCGGGCGGCTGGAGCTGCGCCCGTTCGCGGAGCCGCAACGGTGACGCCGGCGCCAGGCCGCCGGCCCGCCGGAGCGGGTGCGGCGGCCTCGGCTGGCGTGACGGTCTCGGCCAGTACGGCGGCCTCGGCCGGCGTGACGGTCTCGGCTGGTGCGGCGGCCTCGGCGGTCGAGGCCGCCGCCGCGGACGCCTACGTCCGCATCGTCGCCGCGCTGATCCGCGTCACCGGTGACTGGGCGCTGGCCGAGGACTGCGCGCAGGAGGCGTTGACGCTGGCCCTGCAGCGGTGGCCGGCCGACGGCGTACCGGCCAACCCTGGAGGCTGGCTCATGACGGTCGCGCGCAACCGGGCGATCGACACGCTCCGGCGTGCCTCAGTGGAACGCCGCAAGCTGGACGAGCTGGCGGTGCTCACCCGCACCGCCACGCATCCCGCCGGCCACGTGGACGCGGTGGGCGAGATGGCGGACGGGATGGTGGGCGAGGTCGTGGACGATCGTCTGCGGTTGATCTTCACGTGTTGCCATCCCGCGCTGGCGATGGAGGCGCGGGTGGCGCTCACGCTGCGGACGATCTGCGCGGTGCCGACGGCGGACATCGCCCGCGCCTTCCTGGTCAGCGAGTCCACCATGACCCGCCGGCTGACCCGGGCCAAGACGCGGATCGCCGACGCCGGCATCCCGTACCGCGTGCCCAGCGGCAGAGCCCTGACCGAGCGGTTGCCCGGCGTCCTGGCGGTGCTCTACCTGCTGTTCACCCGCGGCTACACGGCCGGCGGCGAGCCGGCGTTCGCCGCGGAGGCGATCCGCCTGGCCCGGCTGCTCGGGCAGCTCATGCCGGACCGGCAGGAGGTGTCCGCGCTGCTCGCCCTCTTCCTGCTGCAGCACTCGCGCCACGACGCCCGCCGCGACGCCGACGGCGACCTGCTCCCGCTCGACCAGCAGGACCGGTCCCGCTGGGACCACGCCGCCATCACCGAAGCCCTCGGCATTCTGGCCACGATCAGGCAGGACGGCCCGTACGCTCTGCAGGCGCGCATCGCCGCCTGCCATGCCACGGCGCCGTCGGCGGCGGCCACGGACTGGCAGGCGATCGCGTCCTGCTACGACGAGCTCGCGCGGATTCAGCCGACCCCCGTGGTGGAGCTGAACCGCGCGGTGGCCCACGGCTACGCCCACGGCCCGGCGGCGGGGCTCGCGCTGCTGGCCCGGACACGTACGGGCGGCAGGCTGGACGGCTATCCTCTCGCCGTCGCCGCCGAGGCGGACCTGACGGCCCGCCAGGGCGACCATGATCGCGCCGCCGCTCTGTTCCGTCAGGCCGCAGCGCTCGCCCGCAGCGAGCCGGAGCGCCGAGCCCTGCTCCACCGCGCCGACGACCTCTCCCACCAGGGATGACCGTTTCCTCGGCCACCGACCGGGGGAGGCCGGGACCCTCGCTTGACCCGCGGTTTCGGATGAGCAGGTCCGCAAGGCCGTGGACAGAGGAACTGCCGCGAGGACCAAGGTCCTCCGGCCTCGGGCCGTACGGCACTGAGCGCCGGCCGCCGCAACCGGTGTGATGGAGGTGCGGCAAGGACACACGACAGAACAGGAAAGGCAGGCCCGCCATGGCCACCACCATCCACCAGCCTGTGACGCACACCAGCGTGGCCAGGGCGGAGCACAAGACCCCGGCCGACTACGTCTGGGCCATCGCCCGGATCTCGATCGGCTGGGTCTTCCTCTGGGCCTTCCTGGACAAGACCTTCGGCTTCGGCTTCGCCACCCCGGCGGCCAAGGCCTGGATCAACGGCGGCAGCCCCACGACCGGCTTCCTCAAGGGCACCGGCGAGCACGCCCTCGGCGGCTTCTTCACCGGCCTGGCCGGGCAGGTCTGGGTGGACTGGCTGTTCATGGCCGGCCTGGCCGGCGTCGGCCTGGCGCTCGTCCTGGGCATCGGCACCCGCATCGCCGCCGGCGCCGGCACCGCGATGCTGCTCCTGATGTGGGCCGCCGAGCTGCCCCTGACCACCAACCCCTTCATGGACGACCACCTCATCTACGCGATCGTCCTCATCGGCCTCGCCCTCACCGGCGCCGGCACCACCCTCGGACTCGGCAACCTGCCCATCGTCCAGCGCACCGCCTGGCTGAAGTAGTGCGAACGATCCCGCGCCCACCTCCGGCACACCGGAGGTGGGCACCGGCCTGTGCGGGGCCGTCCCCGTTTCGTCCCGCGGAGGCGAGATCGCGATGTGCCCGGGCGTACCCCTCGCGGCGGCGACATGGGCACCGTCGACGGCGACGGGCTTCGTCCTCGGTGCTCGACCGACACGCGATCGCCCGCGGGCCGGGGACAGCCGTACACCCTCATCCGAGCGTGGGCGCTCGCCCTGCCGGGGCCCGGGCCGGGCGGATGTCCGCGAACGGGCTGAGCCGCCCCCATGCCGCGAGCTCCCTCACCAGCCACGGCGGCGCGATCACCGTCATGCCCCCGGCCCGCTGTGCCGCCGCCGCGGCAGGGACCCGGGATCGATCAGCCGCGACAGCATCCACAGGGCCAGGTACGGATCGAGATACTCCGGCGGAACCTCCCGCCACCGGGCGCCCCACGCCCCGAGCGCCATGCAGACCTCGATCAGCTCCATCCCGCAGTCGGTCAGGCGGTACTCCACGACCCCGGCCCTGTTGCCCGCGCGTGACCACGCCGGCGCCTTCCAGCCACCGCAGCCGCTGCACCGGCACACTCCGCGACAGCCCCGGCGCCCCCTCCAGGATCTCGCCGAACCGATGGCGGCCCACGAACAGTCCGTGGAGGCGGCCTGCCCGGCGGGCACGGTGGCGATCACCTCGGGCGGGCTCGTCGCCTCCGGCGCCGGCAGGTACGGCCGCGACCAGGTCGTGATCGACCGCCTCGACGTGCCCGAGGCCCTCGGCAGAGGCTCGGCCGGCGCGGTGGAAGGCCAGGCCGGCGCCTCGTTCGCCTGGCACGTGGTCTCGGTGCCCCAGTGCGCCGCCCTCTGAGCCGTTCCTTCACCTGAGAAGCCGCACGGCGATCAGGACGCGGCGGCGCCCCGCGTGGCGAGCAGGAACGCGTCGATCGCGTCCCGGGAGCCCTCGACCGGGCGGAGCCTGGCCTCCGCCCGGTCCAGCCGCAGCCCGCAACCCTCGATGTCGGCCGCCACGTCGTCCGCGCGGTACAGGACCGCCGGATCCTGAGGGCCGCCCGTCCCGTGCGCCAGGTTCTCGCTGTCGTGCGCGGCCACCAGGAGCAGCCCGCCGGGCGCGACCGCGGTGGCGGCGGACCGCATGACCTGCCGCCTGAGCACCGCCTCCACCTGCAGGTACACCACCATCACCAGGTCGAAGGCGGCAGGGGCGGCGGCGTAGTGGCGGACGTCCGCCTCGACCACCTGCACGCGACCGGCGTGCTCGCCGAGCCGTTGCGCGGCCAGGGATCGTGCTCGCTCCACGGCGACGGCGGAGAAGTCCACGGCGGTCACGCTCCAGCCGCGCTCGGCCAGCCACAGCGCGTTGCGCCCTTCGCCCGCCGCCAGGTCCAGCGCCCGGCCAGGCGGCAGGCCGGTGGCCACCTCCTCCACCCACCGGTTCGGCCCGGCCGACACACCAGGTCCTTGGCCGCGTACCGATGGTCCCACTGCTCACTGTCCATCTCGCCAACGTACTCGCGGTGCGGGAAGCGCCCGCCGCTCGCTGTGGGATGAGCGCCGGGAAGGCACCGCGGCATGTCCCGCAGGCCGAGCGGCTG
This window encodes:
- a CDS encoding YciI family protein; the protein is MKYLMFVCTDAQPDTDKENEPDIHAWVAENDARGRRLQGSELAPAAAATTVRVRDGELLLCDGPFAETQEVIVGFDLLECADLDEAIEIARAHPMARAGRLELRPFAEPQR
- a CDS encoding DoxX family protein, with the translated sequence MATTIHQPVTHTSVARAEHKTPADYVWAIARISIGWVFLWAFLDKTFGFGFATPAAKAWINGGSPTTGFLKGTGEHALGGFFTGLAGQVWVDWLFMAGLAGVGLALVLGIGTRIAAGAGTAMLLLMWAAELPLTTNPFMDDHLIYAIVLIGLALTGAGTTLGLGNLPIVQRTAWLK
- a CDS encoding GNAT family N-acetyltransferase, with the protein product MLIAEVSPADDPLGSQLLALQQASYAIEAELIKDDRIPPLHESLDELRAQPLLWLAAMAGGDRLAGAVAWQETPAEVDINRLIVHPELLRQGIGRTLVKEVMARAGERRIVVSTGRDNAPARALYERLGFGLRGELEVIPGLWIAQYGHPSA
- a CDS encoding RNA polymerase sigma factor gives rise to the protein MTPAPGRRPAGAGAAASAGVTVSASTAASAGVTVSAGAAASAVEAAAADAYVRIVAALIRVTGDWALAEDCAQEALTLALQRWPADGVPANPGGWLMTVARNRAIDTLRRASVERRKLDELAVLTRTATHPAGHVDAVGEMADGMVGEVVDDRLRLIFTCCHPALAMEARVALTLRTICAVPTADIARAFLVSESTMTRRLTRAKTRIADAGIPYRVPSGRALTERLPGVLAVLYLLFTRGYTAGGEPAFAAEAIRLARLLGQLMPDRQEVSALLALFLLQHSRHDARRDADGDLLPLDQQDRSRWDHAAITEALGILATIRQDGPYALQARIAACHATAPSAAATDWQAIASCYDELARIQPTPVVELNRAVAHGYAHGPAAGLALLARTRTGGRLDGYPLAVAAEADLTARQGDHDRAAALFRQAAALARSEPERRALLHRADDLSHQG
- a CDS encoding class I SAM-dependent methyltransferase, whose product is MSAGPNRWVEEVATGLPPGRALDLAAGEGRNALWLAERGWSVTAVDFSAVAVERARSLAAQRLGEHAGRVQVVEADVRHYAAAPAAFDLVMVVYLQVEAVLRRQVMRSAATAVAPGGLLLVAAHDSENLAHGTGGPQDPAVLYRADDVAADIEGCGLRLDRAEARLRPVEGSRDAIDAFLLATRGAAAS
- a CDS encoding MOSC domain-containing protein — its product is MSEHETTGVVRRLITYPVKGCAGVELTRAKLVAAGLEHDRAFMVIDDDGGFRSQRRDPLLATIRPSVDGSRLTLRAPGIAELRIEVDLTSRRRPVRLFGRPYHGIDQGEEVAGWLSAVLGGPCRLVRVPPEHDRLTGGLTPGTSAYADSSAILAVSQASLDELNRRMDVPLPVERFRPNIVIDGWDEPHLEDRAGRLAIGTGELGYAKRAIRCAVTTVDQVTGGETGPEPLRTLATYRRVADGGVAFGAKFAVVRPGELAVGDRLSVTSWVTPEPLRETSGAVSA